From the Cucumis sativus cultivar 9930 chromosome 5, Cucumber_9930_V3, whole genome shotgun sequence genome, the window tttacttATTGTTCAAATATTGCTATTTAAATGCAGAccttaaaaataaagagagaaagaaagtaaGTATTGGTGATCTATCTTTTATTAGAGAGTTGGAcgataatatttgaatatatacatatatcttttataagagcttacaaaacaaaaaaaaaaagagactatttaattcaatattaataactagtttttataaaaaatgtttttaaaaatggtaaaatattaaaactatttacgaATAATTAGTACACaacaatttttacttttttatttaaaaaatatctattgatatcaaatatttgatagaTTGATTAATCTCatttagttattttcaaattaaaacttcacaaaaagaaaaaaggaaaagaaaaaataagtattGGAAACCTTCTTCATCCTCTCTCCTTCAAAACTCAATCGGCATCCTTGGCGTTGGTTTGGCGGAGAGAAAATGATGGGGGAAGATCGCGGCCTTCCTTCTCATTGtttttctcatcttcttttctttttctgaatCCTTCCCATATTCATCCAAAGGCATGCTCATCCACTTTCTCTAGAGGTAAATTCGTATTTTACATTTTCCATTCTTCatctttgattttgattttgattttgattttctttcatatttagTTCTATTTTCATTGGGTTTCCTTCCTTTCAGTTTCTGTTCACACGTTCCGTTGGAATGTTGGGGGCgattgattttgttgttgttgataaTTTTGTGAATTATTCATATCCAAACTCTGATCGAAGTTTAGCTTTCGAATATGCATCTTGGAGCAAGTGTATTGCCTCCGCaccaaatttctttctttttctctattctGGAATATgatgtttatatatatctgTTGCAATGTTTGTCAACATTGTTCgcttttgattattttgtgaCACTGGGTAAATTGTttttctgctttttttttttttccttttgttcttttgtgttttatttatttttggcaGTAATCTACTTATGGATTGTATATTCAAAATTGTTGAATTGGCGGTAGTCATCTGATGCCAGCAGAGAAGTTTTGTTGTGATTCTATTGTTTGTTCATAGTGTTGAAACctttggaagaaaaatgtCCTTATTTCTCGAAAATTTTCCATTCAAGTGATGCTTTGGTATGGTTTAATTAgatttggtttttagtttCTGAAAATTAAGCCTATATAAGATcttcttttaccttttaacTATTGTTCTTTGTTGTCTAACATTCTTAAAATTcaagtcaaaatttgaaaattaaaaaaatatttataaacttgtttgtttttttaactttggGTAAGACTTTAAATTGTGGtaagaaaatgagaggaaataagcttcattttcaaaaactaaaaactaaaaaccaaattttggTAACTAATTTGTCTTTTAGTACAAACCATTCCGTCAATTTCTATTCTCTAGAAAGGTAccatagtttttaaaatatcgtCTTTAAAGATATTATTACTAAGATGTATAATATTCTTTGATTGGATCTCTAATAATTTGGAAGAACTGTTTCTTTGTGGGAGGCTTcgtagtttttctttcatagATGAACATCTATTTTGCAGATGTCATGTTGATGGCATATTTAAACAATTCTTCTGTCGTCCCTTTTGGAACATCcgataaaattgaaacaattcTTCTGTCAGGATGTGGAAGTTGGCATCGAACGCCATTGCTGGCATTCGATCTAAGAAAAACTCAGATGTATCTAAGCAAGTTTTCTGGGAGTGCTCGGATGACGAGGCTTGCTCGGAAGCCAGTAGAGATGAAGAATTGGAGTGCCCTATATGCTGGGAATCTTTTAACATTGTGGAGAATGTACCTTATGTCTTATGGTGTGGCCATTCCTTGTGCAAAAATTGTGTATTAGGCCTTCAAGGGTCTGTGCTGAAACTAGCTACTCGCCAAATCCGAATCCCAATCGTCATTTCGTGCCCTTGGTGTCATCAGCTGTCACTAAGGGTGGTGTACAAGGGGAACCTGAAGTTTCCCAGCaagaacttttttcttctttggatGGTTGAGAGCTTTAATGGCAATGAGGGAAAACTTGACCATTCCTTCAATTCGGATAATCACccacttttttctttgccATCGGGTACCGGTACCGGTACCGTTACTTCTGAGAGGCGGCGATTGTTTTTCTATAATCATTTGGATTTCGTCGTCCATTTAATCTTCAAGTTTCTACTTCTTGTCATATTTGTTCTGATAGTTGTTTTTGTAATCCCTGGAAGTGCACTCATCTTGCTGCTTTATCTGCTAATCACTTTACTTTTTGCATTGCCATCTTTGCTGATATTTTACCTTGCATTCCATGCTTTGGAAAAGCTTATGAATGATATAACTTCATGAAATGTTTTAACCAATCTCATTTGGTGAATTTCAAACAATCTCATCTTTgtcttttgctttttactaCTCTTTTCACTTTTATGAACCAATCTCAAATTCTATATCTCAGTGAATGAAAGCTCTACACGAACTCAATAGTTGCTATAACggtagattaaaaaaaaacaaacaaggtGTGGTCTAACGCATTCCTTCGttaaaatagtttgtattCTAAACATAGACTACTATAACTTGCAATTCATACTATTATAACACACCAACTTATAATAATCAAGTCAATTTTCCAAACAACCATTAGAACCGTCTCTTCTTACTTGTTGATGTCACGGTTAGTGATTGTGTGTTGAtttgtaaacaaaatttgtgAATCTAAACCagacaaattaatttaaaacaaatccGACTCTAATtgcaaaactaaaattgtgtttactttgaataatataatctAGTGATATGATacgttatatttaaaatatacttcaAAAGCTACTTTGGATAgtcgttaaaaaaaaaaatttgaaatgacatttttaaaattaaggtttaaatgttatattaatatttggaCTTCGTTTCTCATTCTATTCTGATTTTGATccttaaagttttaaaagtgtctgttttagtctctaaactttgaaaaagaatatattttggttcatgtCATTAACTCTCcaatgaaatagtaaaaatgcttttatattttgatgacTAAGATACCAAATAAGATAATCAATTTTAGtagggttttaatttttagttagaGGCTACATggtaaattgatattttattgaagAACTCAAAGAGTCACTGTCTTCTAGATTTTGATCGTCACCTTCTCAGCTCATGTGCTTGATGCAATTTATTAAcgtataaatttgttaatgcCTCAAGTTTGGtatatttcaattattcttttttttttctttctccaaattatttattgttctcttttgggttttataatttatggtgggaatattttttttacaatttcgtaaagattattttaaaccttattttatttcttttgtttatttcactCAATGTCATACCTTCaagattatttcaatttaacaaaataaataaagggtTGAGAGTTGGGAGGAGAGGTGAGAGATTTAAGTTTGGAAGCAGTTAATTAAGTGTGTTAATTATCTTTACTATATTAAAATGGGCAATAAAGGGAGAAATTTTACCTTTCCTTTACCCTTGCAATCCTTCCCACTTAAATGTTGTATAATATAGCCAAAAATATATCATACCTTTTGATGTTAcctttatgttttatgtttttcttcccTTAATTTAACCTTCTAAAAATTTGTaatgttttctcttttttcttttttaatctgaAATGTAGTGAAGTCAAACAATTCAAGCTTACATGAAACAAAGGTAATCGTCAatttctacatttttctttcttttgatagGAATTTTGATGTTTATGGTGCAACATCACATGATATGATTGTTTCTCAAAATTGctcttttccattttgagTTAGTCTTAggatttgttttaattatatgagcaaaattgtattaattgtATTAACTTAATTCAAATGAATATACTCCTCCTTACCACCCCTATGATAGGAGGCTTCATTTATGAGGTGGTACGAGTATAAATATTGAGAATTGGTTAGTCATAGGATTTGAAATCATGTAATGGAAAAGAgtgaaaataggaaaaagagaTATGGAATAACGATGTGAGATAATTAGTGATAAaactatgaaaattaatttagtcaAAGATTTCTTTTAGTATTAATTCAATTACTATATTCTTTCCTCCTAGGATTTGTTTTAAGTTATGAGTTTTGCTTATTCcaattgtaaatttatttagatgaaaaaaattaacattaaacTTATAGAAAAGTAAAACTCTTGCTAAGATAAATTTCCTTTAATGAGTTATTGTTTGGCAGATTTGTTAATAGTTATTGGGTGTGTCATTTTGGAAAAAGTTTTCAACCAAATTCTTGGAAAATTGTTAAAGTATGGGAAAGATATatcatgaaattaaaaagggtaTCATTAGAAAAAGTAGGATGAAGTTTGTGTGTGATTGTGAAattgttctaattattatcataatatgaaaaattgcatTCCAAAAGGTtagattaaatattaaattcatttgagttattagatgttatttcatattaattttgaaccatAATAAAATCACTTCCAAACAcgtgtaaaaaaataataataaccgCAAAGGTAAAGTATATCACATCGTTTATATTCTATGAATTATCAATACATCCTATAAATTTCACCcaaaaaattttcaaccacGTCTTAGGTATACATCTAAATTTTGGACCTATTACATACATCTAAATTTCATCTTAAAAAGTTAGGTttcgataaaaaaa encodes:
- the LOC101218619 gene encoding uncharacterized protein LOC101218619; its protein translation is MWKLASNAIAGIRSKKNSDVSKQVFWECSDDEACSEASRDEELECPICWESFNIVENVPYVLWCGHSLCKNCVLGLQGSVLKLATRQIRIPIVISCPWCHQLSLRVVYKGNLKFPSKNFFLLWMVESFNGNEGKLDHSFNSDNHPLFSLPSGTGTGTVTSERRRLFFYNHLDFVVHLIFKFLLLVIFVLIVVFVIPGSALILLLYLLITLLFALPSLLIFYLAFHALEKLMNDITS